Proteins co-encoded in one uncultured Bacteroides sp. genomic window:
- the hydG gene encoding [FeFe] hydrogenase H-cluster radical SAM maturase HydG — protein sequence MMKFTPEKYSITDERMKPFIDPAEIWGYLNNTISSKERVREIIAKSLAKQRLNLEEVACLVNANSPELIEEIKEGAKTLKRTIYGNRIVLFAPLYIGNKCTNDCLYCGFRISNKDAIRKTLTDEELVKEIESLEDKGQKRLILVYGEHPEYSPEYIAHTVKIAYGVKKGKGEIRRVNINAAPLDVEGFKVVKAAGIGTYQIFQETYHPEAYQIYHQHGRKADYGYRLTALDRAQEAGIDDVGIGALFGLYDWRFEVLALVRHTNHLEACYNVGPHTISFPRVKDASGQNLKTGYFVSDTDFTKLVAILRLSVPYTGMILTAREPARLRDEIIQFGVSQIDGGTNIEIGSYAESTAKKNLNRGQFQINDDRPLNEIIDELLDQNMIPSFCTACYRLGRTGEHFMEFSVPGFIKRYCTPNAILTLAEYLIDYAPEHTADKGWKVINSTIDKIDDEKMKRSIYEKISQLKSGKRDLYY from the coding sequence ATGATGAAATTTACTCCTGAAAAATATTCCATTACTGATGAGCGGATGAAGCCGTTTATCGATCCTGCAGAAATATGGGGCTATCTTAATAATACCATCTCGTCAAAAGAAAGAGTCCGCGAGATAATAGCCAAATCGCTTGCAAAGCAAAGGCTGAATCTCGAAGAAGTCGCTTGTCTTGTAAATGCCAATAGTCCTGAATTGATTGAAGAAATCAAGGAGGGTGCAAAAACGCTTAAACGGACAATCTATGGAAACAGAATTGTGTTGTTTGCACCACTATATATTGGCAATAAATGTACTAATGATTGTCTTTATTGTGGTTTCAGAATATCAAATAAAGATGCTATACGGAAAACTCTGACCGATGAGGAACTTGTAAAAGAGATAGAGTCACTGGAAGACAAAGGGCAGAAAAGGTTGATACTTGTTTATGGTGAGCATCCGGAATATAGCCCAGAGTATATTGCGCATACTGTAAAGATTGCGTACGGTGTAAAAAAGGGAAAGGGAGAAATAAGGAGAGTGAATATCAATGCCGCACCTCTTGATGTTGAAGGATTTAAGGTTGTGAAGGCTGCCGGAATAGGAACCTATCAGATATTTCAGGAGACTTATCACCCTGAAGCTTATCAGATTTATCATCAACATGGCAGGAAGGCTGATTACGGTTACAGGCTTACGGCTTTGGACAGAGCGCAGGAGGCTGGAATAGATGATGTGGGAATCGGGGCTTTGTTTGGCTTGTATGACTGGCGCTTTGAAGTGCTGGCACTGGTTCGTCACACCAATCATCTGGAGGCTTGTTATAATGTGGGGCCGCACACCATCTCTTTCCCCAGAGTAAAGGATGCATCAGGACAGAATCTGAAGACTGGCTACTTTGTAAGCGATACCGATTTTACAAAACTGGTTGCAATTTTGCGGTTGTCTGTGCCTTATACCGGAATGATACTTACGGCAAGAGAACCAGCCCGGCTCAGAGATGAAATAATTCAGTTCGGAGTTTCACAGATTGATGGAGGCACTAACATTGAAATAGGTAGTTATGCAGAATCAACTGCTAAAAAGAATCTGAACAGAGGCCAGTTTCAGATAAACGATGACAGGCCGCTGAATGAGATAATTGATGAATTGCTGGATCAGAACATGATTCCCTCTTTTTGCACGGCTTGTTACCGGCTTGGCAGAACGGGTGAGCATTTCATGGAATTCTCCGTACCGGGATTCATCAAGCGCTATTGTACACCCAATGCCATTCTTACACTTGCGGAATATCTGATTGATTATGCGCCTGAGCATACTGCCGATAAAGGATGGAAGGTTATCAATTCAACAATTGATAAAATAGACGATGAGAAGATGAAAAGATCTATCTACGAGAAAATCAGCCAATTAAAATCAGGGAAAAGAGATTTATATTACTAA
- a CDS encoding glycoside hydrolase family 3 C-terminal domain-containing protein, whose protein sequence is MNKIKKLVVLSLTLLSVPLFAQPKGAVYLDDKKPIEERIEDALSRMTLEEKVAMCHAQSKFSSAGVPRLGIPEVWCTDGPHGIRAEVFWDEWNTAGWTNDSCIAFPALTCLAATWNPEMSALYGKSISEEARYRNKNVLLGPGVNIYRTPLNGRNFEYMGEDPYLSSTMVVPYIQEVQKNGVAACVKHFALNNQETDRDHINVNVSDRALYEIYLPAFKAAVQKGGAWAIMGSYNKYKGEHCCHNQYLLNDILRKEWGFDGVVVSDWGGVHDTKQAIYNGLDMEFGSWTNGLTWSASNAYDNYYLAMPFLKLLRSGEVKEEEVDKKVRNILRMIFRTTMNKNRPFGSFGTEEHALAGRKIAQEGIVLLQNNKNILPVDLAKVKRIAVIGENAVKRMTIGGGSSSLKAKYEQSPLAGLKQRIGSQAEIVYAPGYESPAVAEQDVKGAKAPERKVIDVLGLREEAVAAAKNADIVLFFGGLNKNEHQDCEGSDRKEYELPYSQNELISALAKANPNLAVVLITGNGVAMPWAKEVSAIVEGWYSGTEAGNAIASVLMGDVNPSGKLPFTIPVSLKDNGATVMGDYPGDGKEETYKEDIFVGYRWADKQKAKPLFSFGHGLSYTTFAYGKAEIDKSKISADEQLTVSIKVKNTGKRSGSEVAQLYISDLKSSLPRPVKELKGFKKIQLNAGEEQKVSFTISKEELSFYDDTKHSWIAEPGMFEAIVGASSTDIRSKVSFELK, encoded by the coding sequence ATGAATAAAATAAAGAAATTAGTTGTTTTAAGTCTCACTCTTTTATCAGTTCCGCTGTTTGCACAGCCGAAGGGAGCTGTTTATTTAGACGATAAAAAACCGATAGAAGAAAGAATTGAGGATGCTCTTTCACGTATGACACTGGAAGAGAAAGTAGCTATGTGTCATGCACAGTCAAAGTTCAGCTCGGCAGGTGTGCCGCGTTTAGGAATACCTGAGGTGTGGTGTACCGATGGTCCGCACGGTATTCGTGCCGAAGTGTTCTGGGATGAATGGAATACTGCAGGATGGACAAACGATTCTTGCATAGCTTTCCCGGCTCTTACTTGTCTGGCTGCTACCTGGAATCCCGAAATGTCTGCACTTTACGGCAAATCTATTAGTGAAGAAGCCCGTTACCGCAACAAAAATGTGTTATTGGGACCGGGGGTAAACATATACCGCACTCCTCTGAACGGACGAAATTTTGAGTATATGGGAGAAGATCCTTATTTGTCATCCACTATGGTAGTGCCTTATATCCAGGAAGTTCAGAAGAATGGAGTGGCAGCTTGTGTGAAACACTTTGCATTAAACAATCAGGAAACAGACCGAGACCATATCAACGTGAATGTTAGCGACCGTGCCTTGTATGAAATCTATCTGCCAGCTTTCAAAGCTGCTGTTCAGAAAGGTGGAGCCTGGGCTATAATGGGATCATACAATAAGTACAAAGGAGAGCATTGCTGTCACAATCAGTATTTACTCAATGACATTCTTCGTAAGGAATGGGGATTTGATGGTGTGGTAGTTTCCGACTGGGGAGGCGTGCATGATACAAAACAGGCTATTTATAACGGACTGGATATGGAATTCGGAAGCTGGACCAACGGACTGACCTGGAGTGCCAGCAATGCCTACGATAATTATTATCTGGCCATGCCGTTCTTGAAATTACTTCGTTCGGGCGAAGTCAAAGAAGAAGAGGTGGACAAGAAAGTACGTAACATTCTTCGGATGATTTTCCGCACTACCATGAACAAAAACCGTCCATTCGGTTCGTTCGGAACTGAGGAACATGCTTTGGCAGGACGAAAAATAGCTCAGGAAGGCATTGTTTTATTGCAGAACAACAAGAATATTTTGCCGGTAGACCTTGCAAAGGTAAAGAGAATTGCCGTTATCGGTGAGAATGCCGTTAAAAGAATGACCATCGGCGGCGGAAGCTCCTCTCTGAAAGCTAAATACGAGCAGTCTCCTTTGGCCGGATTAAAGCAGCGAATAGGATCACAGGCTGAAATTGTTTATGCACCGGGATACGAATCACCGGCTGTAGCCGAACAGGATGTGAAAGGTGCCAAAGCGCCCGAACGGAAAGTGATAGATGTGTTGGGATTAAGAGAGGAAGCCGTTGCTGCAGCAAAAAATGCAGATATAGTTCTTTTCTTTGGTGGACTAAATAAGAATGAACATCAGGATTGTGAGGGATCAGATCGTAAGGAATATGAGTTACCCTATAGCCAAAATGAACTGATCAGCGCATTGGCAAAAGCCAATCCTAATCTTGCGGTTGTGCTTATTACAGGCAATGGAGTAGCAATGCCTTGGGCAAAAGAGGTTTCTGCTATTGTAGAAGGATGGTATAGCGGAACGGAAGCAGGAAATGCCATTGCTTCTGTATTGATGGGCGATGTAAATCCATCGGGTAAACTGCCTTTCACCATTCCGGTAAGCCTGAAAGATAATGGTGCCACTGTTATGGGTGATTATCCTGGTGATGGCAAGGAAGAAACCTATAAAGAGGATATTTTTGTGGGATACCGTTGGGCTGATAAGCAGAAAGCCAAACCATTGTTTAGCTTTGGTCATGGATTGAGTTATACAACCTTTGCTTATGGAAAAGCAGAAATAGATAAATCAAAGATATCTGCAGATGAGCAGCTTACCGTCAGTATAAAAGTTAAGAATACCGGTAAACGTTCCGGCTCGGAAGTAGCTCAACTATACATTAGTGATTTAAAGTCCTCTCTTCCTCGTCCGGTAAAAGAGCTGAAAGGCTTTAAGAAGATTCAGCTAAATGCAGGTGAAGAGCAAAAGGTTTCATTTACTATATCTAAAGAAGAGTTAAGCTTCTATGATGATACTAAGCATTCGTGGATAGCCGAACCAGGCATGTTTGAAGCCATTGTAGGAGCCTCTTCTACAGATATCCGATCAAAAGTTTCTTTTGAATTGAAGTAG
- a CDS encoding glycoside hydrolase family 5 protein: protein MKNIVSFFFLLLVLFGCQPKTMHDLSSNSFIKVDGQNLKKPNGETFLIKGINLGNWLNPEGYMFSFKEVSSARLIDQAFREMVGPDVVNQFWKDFKDNYVTREDINYIKETGMNSIRLPFHYKLFTDEDYMGLSKDQDGFARIDSLISWCRDAGLYIILDMHDAPGGQTGDNIDDSYGYPWLFSSKESQQLFCEIWKKIATRYKNEPVILGYDLLNEPIAPYFNNMEELNAQLEPIYKLAVKAIREVDKNHIVLLGGAQWDGNFKVFNDSKFDSNMMYTCHRYWCDTLQTNLQDLIDFRNKVNLPLYMGETGENTDAWVNAFRSLMEKNNMGWHFWPYKKLKTSSCMVKINEPENWDMIIKYTEQPRGNFKQIREARPDQELVKKALAEFIENCKFKSCTKNDGYIKALGMKP, encoded by the coding sequence ATGAAAAATATAGTTTCTTTTTTCTTTTTGTTGCTAGTATTATTTGGTTGTCAACCTAAAACAATGCATGATCTTTCCTCTAACTCTTTTATTAAAGTTGATGGACAGAATCTTAAGAAACCAAATGGAGAAACATTTCTTATTAAAGGAATAAACCTTGGCAATTGGCTGAATCCGGAAGGATATATGTTTTCCTTTAAAGAAGTTAGCTCTGCAAGGTTAATTGATCAGGCTTTCCGCGAAATGGTGGGGCCGGATGTTGTTAATCAATTCTGGAAAGATTTTAAAGACAATTATGTAACCCGGGAGGATATTAATTATATCAAGGAAACCGGAATGAATTCAATCCGTTTGCCATTCCATTATAAGTTGTTTACTGATGAAGATTATATGGGATTAAGTAAAGACCAGGATGGATTTGCCAGAATAGATTCCTTAATAAGTTGGTGTAGAGATGCCGGTTTATATATTATTCTTGATATGCATGACGCTCCGGGTGGACAAACTGGTGATAATATAGATGATAGCTATGGCTATCCATGGCTTTTCTCCAGTAAAGAAAGTCAGCAACTGTTTTGCGAAATATGGAAAAAAATAGCTACCAGATATAAAAATGAACCGGTAATCTTAGGTTATGACTTGTTGAATGAACCTATTGCTCCTTATTTTAATAATATGGAGGAATTAAATGCACAACTTGAACCTATTTATAAACTAGCAGTAAAAGCAATACGCGAAGTTGACAAAAATCATATCGTGTTATTAGGTGGTGCACAGTGGGACGGAAACTTCAAAGTATTTAATGACTCAAAGTTTGATTCGAATATGATGTATACCTGTCATCGTTACTGGTGTGATACTCTTCAAACGAATCTGCAGGATTTAATTGACTTTCGCAATAAGGTAAATCTTCCACTTTATATGGGAGAGACAGGAGAAAATACTGATGCTTGGGTTAACGCTTTTCGTAGTTTGATGGAAAAAAATAACATGGGATGGCATTTCTGGCCTTACAAAAAACTAAAAACCAGCAGTTGTATGGTGAAGATTAATGAACCAGAGAACTGGGATATGATTATTAAATATACAGAGCAACCTCGTGGAAACTTTAAACAGATAAGAGAAGCCCGTCCTGATCAGGAATTAGTAAAGAAAGCCTTAGCCGAATTTATTGAAAACTGTAAGTTCAAGTCTTGTACAAAGAATGATGGTTATATTAAAGCTTTGGGAATGAAACCATAA